GACAGAAGGGGTTGGGTCGGGAAAACGGGAGCGGAACCGCGCCCCCCCCGACACGAGTTCGGGCGCAGGGTTTCCGCCAAGGGAACGTTCACCTCAACAAACCCCGCCCCCCAGCGCACGCCGATTTTTTCAGCAGCGAGCGCCGTTGAGGGTGAGTTGCCGGGCAGCCGGGACGAGCCGGTTACAGGTGCTTAGCGAGGAAGGCCTCGATCTTTTCGTAGAGCTCCACCTGATTTTCGAGATGCTGCATGCCGTGCGACTCGCGGGACACGAAGTGCGTCTCGTGCGGCACACCGTGCTTCTCCAACTGGCTCACCAGCCGCTTTGATTCGAGCCAGGAGGCGACTTTGTCGTCCTTACCGTGGGCGACAAACATCGGCACCTTCATGTTCTCCACAAAATGGATCGGCGAGATTGCCCGGAATTTCTCCGGTTCATCGTCGGGGTTGCCCAGCTTCAGCTGCAACCGGCCGAACTGCGGCGAAAAGTGCTGATTAAACGCCTCGTCGCGGAACACCTCCACCCAGTCATACACCCCGGCGTTGCCCACCGCGCACTTGTAGAGGTCGGGCTCGTGCACCACCCCCGACAGCGCCAGGTAAGCCCCGAACGACCCCCCCATGATGGCCACGCGTTTGGGATCCACGAAGCCGGTTTTGAGAATCGCCTTCGTCGCCGCCGTCACATCGGCGTGCATTTTCAAAAAGTCCCACTGGTCGGATTCCGGAAACATCCAGTCGTAGCCGGGTGAGCCCCGATAGTTGGGCTGCAATACGGCGTAGCCTCGACTCGCCAGAAACTGCGCCTCGCCATCAAACCCAAAGGTGTCGCGCACCCACGGCCCGCCGTGCGGCAACACCACCATCGGCACAGGGGACTCCTTTGAGGCGCCCTGCGGCAGGGTCAGGTAGGCGTCGAGCCGTTTGCCATCATCCGTCTTGAATTTCACAATGCTCACGCCCGCCATCCGCGCCGGATCGATCCACGGCAGCGCCGCCTTTAACGGCCCCAACGACTTTTTCTCCAGGTCTACGATGTAATAGGTGACCGGCTCCCGATCCGAATAAACCGAGAGCACAAACACCGTGTTCGCCTCGTTCGTGCTGTAGATTCGCACAACTTTCTTCGGGAAGCTGCTTTTGAAAATCTTGTCGAGCGACGCATACCCTTCATCGAACCACACCGACGCCGGAATCGCGCGATGGTATTGGAACCCCACGACCCGTCGGGAACCACGATCACGGAGCGGCCCGGACGTCACATCATACCCCTTGTCGCGCAAAATCTCCGCCCCGTATTCCCCGGTCTGCGCGTCCACAAACCGCACCGCGCTCGGCTGACCGTCGTAAAGCTTCTGACTCACGATCAATTGCCCCGGCTCGTCCGCTGTCGCCAGCACCTCGTTGGCCTCCATGTCGATCGGCGAGGGTTCCCAATCCTCCCCATCATAATGATGCAGGGTGAACACGCCCTGCCGGCCGGTGTAGCTGTAGGCCAGGTGCCCCATGCGGTCGGAGAAGTAGCCCGCGATCAAACCACCTTCCGGCACCGGAAAACGCCGGCGCACCACCCGGCGGTTCTGATCCTCCGCCACGCTGTAGAGGTTAAAATTGTTCGGATCGAGACTCACCCAGCGCCCGTTCTTGATATCCGTATTCACCGTTACGATACCACCGTCACGCCCGGCCCCCTCACCCGAAACCCAGACATAGGGCGAGAGCGGATCGTCCTCCGGCCGGCTGATAAAACGGTGCATGCCGTATTGTATCACCGGATACGGTCGCGACATGCTCTTGATCTCCACCGCGCCCAGCGCCACACCCCAGTATTTCTCCGCCGAGACCGAATAGATCAGCCGTTCGTCGTTCAGCCACCGCACGCCGCCCACATCGGAGTCGCCCAACCCGGTCATGACCTTGGTTTCATTGGTCTTCAGATCGATCACCATCAGGCGCGAGACATCCAAACCGCCCGACACGATCGCGGCCACATGCGTGCCGGAGGGGTTGAGCTGCGGGCTGCTGAAATAGGCCGGGCGGAAAAAATCCTGAATCGGCACCGGCTCATTCGCCGGCACGGGGTCCGTGCGCTCGAGGTCAAGTTTGTCGGCCGCCGCGGCGACCAGACAGGCAGACAGATACAGGGCGGCAAAGCGACCGCCGCGGGAAGACGCGAATCGAAACATGGCAACTTCGGTTTTGGGGTGGGCTGAGGGGGTAGTGACGGCCAGTCGGGGCCATCACGCCGGATCTCACCTCCCCGCGCAAGCCTCCGCCGTTAACTTCGAACAACTCACCCCTTCCCCTTCGCGCCGACTTCGCCACCGTGTTCATCGTTCTACCCCTCTCCGCTCATGAAATCCTTTCGACTCTCCGTTCTGCTCGGCCTGTCTGCCCTGCTCGCCTTGCCCTCCCAAGCCGCCGATGCGGACAAGCCCGCCGCGCCGACCGTGCCGGAATATGAACTCGCCCTGCCCATGTATGACAACGGCCTGCCCGGCCGCGGCCCGCTTCGCCGTCACACTTGGTTTCAAAACCTCTGGCAAAGTCGCCGCGCCAAATGGGCCAAGCAGGTCGAGGCCGACCAGGGCGCCGTCGTCTTCTTCGGCGACTCCATCACCCAGGGCTGGGAGGACGACATGGCGACCGCCTTCCCCGGCCTGAAACTCGCCAACCGCGGCATCTCCGGCGACACCACCCGCGGCCTGCTCCTGCGCCTCCAACACGACGTGCTCGCGCTCAACCCCAGCGCCATCGTCCTGCTCATCGGCACCAACGACATCGAGGAAGGCGCCCGCAACGACACCATCACCAAAAACGTCGAGCTGCTGGTCGAGCGCATCCAGGCCCACAGCCGCGCCGTGCCCATCATCCTCAACCTCGTCTTCCCCAGCTCGCCCAAAAAGGAACGCCCGCCCCACTACATCACCGATCTCAACGCCCGCTACCAAGGCGCCTTCAAGGGCGACCCGCAGGTCATCATCCTCGACACCTGGACCCTCTTCGCCGACGCCGAGGGCAACGCCAAACTCGCCGAGATGCCCGACCTCCTTCACCCCAACGAGATCGGTTACGCCAAGTGGCGCGACGCCCTCTGGCCCATCTTCGCCACGCTCGGCCTCGTTGAAACCACCACCGATCTCGACTGGCAACCCGACCCCGGTTTCACCGCCCTCTTCAACGGCCACGACCTCACCGGCTGGGGCTACCGTCCGACCTCCGCGGCAGACCGAGAAGCCGCGCGCGGTTGGCAAGCCGCCGATCCCAATGCCGCCCCCTGGCCGTTCGTCGAGGAAGCGGTCAACTTCGACGGCCTGCGCGAATCGCCCGACGGTCGCTACCGCGCCGTCAATGGTCGGCTCGTGGTCACCACCCCCGCCGAAGGTCGCCTCATTCAACAGCTCTGGACCCAAGCGGAGTTCGGCACCGACTTCGAACTGCGCCTCGAATTCCGCGCCACCCCCAACGCCGACAGCGGCGTCTACGTGCGCGCCCCCCAACTCCAATGCCGCGACTACCAGCTCGCCGGTCCGTGGAAGGACCTCCCGCACTACCGGCCCGGCGATTGGAACGAGCTCATCATCACCGTGCGCGGCAACACGCTTCACGCGACCTGCAACGGTGACGAACTTGATGCCGGCCTCACCCTGCCCGACACCGGCCCCATCGGCCTCGAAGGCGACCGCGGCCAGATGGAATACCGCCGCATCCAACTGCGCCCGCTTTGAAATTTCAGCCGCGCCGCTTTCCACTTTCGCGATGCGGCGCACGTGAAATTTCAACCCGCGCGTAAATCCGTTTGAAGGGTTCCGCGCCACCCCGGGGTTCTCGCGCCGGATGCCTGCAATGTTTTTTTGAATACATCCGCTCACCCCGTATTCGCGTGCGATTTAACGTTCGTCTAATTGACATCGTTGGCGCACTGCGGATTCATCACTCCCTCTTCGGCTCGCCTCACCACTACCCTGTTCGTTCATGCCCGCTTTACCCCGACTGCGACATAACGTCGGTCTCGCGTTGGCCTGCGTCATTCCTTGCACGCTGCTGACTCCCGCCTTCGCCGACACCGCCCTTAATGATGTGCAAAAAGCCGCGACCGAATGGGCGCGACTCCGATCCGAGACCACCCGTCTCGAAAAAGCCTGGGACTCCGAGCGCGACCTGCTGACCGCGTCACTCGCCGGTCTCGGCGTGCAGGCCGATCAACTCGCCGGCCAGCGCGACACCCTCGCCGCCCAGACCGAATCCGCCCGCACCGAGATCGACGCGCTCACCGCCACCAATCGCGAGACCGCCGCTCGCATCGAAGAAGCCGGCACCCGCATCGACGCGCTCTCCGCCCAACTCATCGCGCTGCGCCCCGCGCTCCCGCCACGCCTCTCCGCCGCGCTCGAGTTGCCCTACCGCAGCCTCGCCAGTCCCGACCTCACGCCGGCCGAACGCATGCGGCACACGATGACGATTCTCAACCAGTGCAATCGCTTCAACCAGACCTTCGTCCTCTCCGAGGAAATCCTCGCCGTCACACCCGGCGGTGAAGAGCGCCTTCTCGAGGTGCTCTATTGGGGCCTCGCCCAAGGTTGCGCGCTCGACCGCTCCGGCGGCGAAGCGTTCGTCGGCCGCGCCGTCGATGGCATCTGGTCCTGGCAACCCGCACCTGATCTCGTCGGCGAACTGACCGACCTGATCGACATCCATCAGGACAAGGAAGCCCCCGCCTTCGTCACCATCCCCGCGCAGATCACGGAGGGCGCCCAATGAGCCGCACGCACCTCACCGCCGCGACCACGTTCGCCGGCCTCCTCCTCGCGACCGCCGCCTCCGCCCAGACCGCCGAGTCCATCGCGCGCTACGACGCCATTCTCCGCCAGGCCGCCACCGCTTACACCGCCCGCATCGAACAGGCGACCCAGACGCTCAACGACACCCGCGTCCGCATCGGCGAAGAAAAGATCCCACTCCTAAACGACCTCCGCGCCCTCGAAGACCGCATCCTTAATCTCCGCGCCGAGATCACCACCTTCCAAACCAACACCGCCAACTTCGCCAACGACAAGGCGCGTCGCGAACAGGAAGCCGAGGCCCAACGCCTCAACATCTCCTACTTCGCCGGCACCGCCGCCGAAGGCCTCTCCACCCTCACCAGCTCGCTCGGCAACGTGGAAGCCGAACACTGGGCCGAGCAGGTTGGCACGCTCCGCAATCGCCTCGATCCCGTTGGCGGCATTCCCGACATCTCTGCCGCCGTCGAAACCGCCGAGATGCTCTACGCCCGCGTCGAGTCGCTCATCGGCGGCCACGCCCGCGCCGGCGTTGCCGTCTCTGCCGAGGCCCACGAACTCGTCAACGGCACCTTCGCCTTCTTCGGCCCCGAAACCTTCTTCGTCGGCGACAACGGCATCGCCGGCACCGTGCGCGCTCGCGACGAAGGCGCCGCGCCGATGGTCTATCCGCTCGCCGGTTGGGACGCCGCCGACGCCGCCGCGTTTGCCGCCGGTCAACCCGCCGCCATCCCCGCCGACGTTTCCGGCGGCAAAGCCCTGCAACTCGCCGAGAGCCAGGGTAACTGGATCGATCACATCAACAAGGGCGGCATCGTCGGCTACTCCATCCTCGGCCTCGGCGCCTTTGCCCTGCTCACCGCCTTCGTCAAGATGGTCGACCTGCGCAACCTCTCGGTCGACGCCCCCGCCGCTACCCTGCCTGTGCTCACCAGCGTGACCGAGGAGAGCCCCGCCGCCGCTGAGGGCAAATTGAGCGGCCTGCGCATAACCAGTCGCGAGCTCTTCGCCACCGGCATCCGCCACGCCGCCAAACCCAAAGACGTGATCGAGGAGCACCTCCACGCCTTCATCCTCCGCGAGCGTCTGCACCACGAGCGTTGGTTGCCCATGCTCGCCGTCATCGCCGCCGCCTCACCCCTCCTCGGCCTGCTCGGCACCGTCGTCGGCATGGTGAAGACCTTCACCCTCATCACCGTCTTCGGCACTGGCAACGCCGCCAAACTTTCCAGTGGTATCTCCGAAGCCCTCGTCACCACCGAGCTCGGCCTCACCGTCGCCATCCCGACCCTCGTCCTCCACGGTCTGCTCTCCTACCGCACGCAGAAAAACCTGTCGCTGCTGGAACGCTACGGCGTCGAGTTCATCACCGCCAACGAGGACCGCAAGGTCACCCACCCAACGAAGTCCTGATGGCTACCTCCGCTACACCCATCGCTGTAGCCGGGGTCGGTGCCCCCGGTCCCCACCCCGTTTCGACCTGACTCATGGAAGCCCTCCGCGATCTCCTGCAGCAAGGTGGCCCCGTCATGGTGCCGCTCATCCTGCTGTCGATCGTGCTCTACGAGCGCTGCTTCGGACTCTACTTCAGCGTGCGCCGCGCCAGCCGCCTGCTCACCCAGGATCGCGCCGCCGGGCTCGATTCGCTCACCGCGGTGCGCATGACCCGACTCGATCTGCAGGAGACCTTTCGGCAGCAACGTTTCATCATCAGCACGCTCATCGCCGCCGCGCCGCTCATGGGTCTGCTCGGCACCGTCACCGGCATGATCTCGACCTTCGAGAGCCTCATCGATCGCAGCGGTCAAAAGTCCTTCGAAGGCCTCGCCGACGGCATCTCCGTCGCCCTCATCACCACCGAGACCGGCCTGGCGATCGCCATCCCCGCCGTGATCCTCCTCCACTTCGCCCACCGCCATGTGCAGCACGGCGAACAATCCCTCGTCAAACGCGAGAGCGACCTCATGGCCACCGCCGCCTGACCCTTTCACCGCCGTTTGCCTCACGTTCACCCCGCTTCCGGATGCTCAAAACCACTCGCTCCGATTCCCGTTACCAGGCCGTCGCCATCGATCTCGCCCCCATGATCGACTGCGTGTTCATCCTGCTCATCTTCTTCATCGTCACTTCGGTTTTTGTCGAAGACCCCGGCGTCGAAGTGGAACGCCCCGACACCCGCGGCGAAGCCGTCACCGATCGCAACGCCCTGCTCCTCGCCATCTCCGCCGACGACGGCATCTACTTCGACGGCCAGCAAATCCGGATGGACCAAGTCGCCGCCACCCTGCGCCAGGCGTCGTTCTCCGATGAGGCCACGGTGATCATCCGCGCCGACCGTCATGCCAGCCACGGCACCTTTGCCGGCGTCTACTCCGAAGCCAAACGCGCCGGCCTCGCCCACGTCCAATTCGCCACCGCCCGCCTAGGCTCCGCCCAACCCTGAATACATGTCAGATGTAGGATGTAAGATGTAAACCATCACACACCCTACATCTTACATCCTACATCACACATCTTACATCTCCCGCCCGCCATGCCTTCCTCCCCCGTCCCCCTCGATCTTGATCCCGCCAGCGGGCTGGGTCGTCAGGTCGCCAAATGGGGCGCCGGGTTGGGCATGAGTCTGGTCATTCTCTTCGTCCTCGCTCACGTGCAGCGCACCGAGATCGTGCCGCCGCCCGCCCCCATCGCCGATCTGCAGACCATGGTGCTGGAAGACCCGCCCCCACCGCCGCCCGAGATCGCCACCCGCGAGCCCCCACCGCCCACCGTGCTCGACCTCGAACCGATCGCTTCCGACAACGTCGTCAAAGTCGCCGTCGCCCCGCTCACCTACGAGATCCCGCTGCCCGAAGCCACGCCCCTGCTCGAGTTCAACCTGGCCGACTTCAAACCCGACATGGATTCGGGCGAGAACAACCCCGACCACATTTTCCAATTCCGCGACGTCGACCAGCGCCCCGTCATCGTTCATCGCAAAAAACCCGACGTATCGAACGACTTGATACGCAAGGTTCCCGACCCTCGCGTGGTCGTGAGCATGGTCGTCACCCGTGGTGGCTCCGTGCGCAACATCAGCATGGTCCAGTCCTCCGGTAACAAGGAGCTGGACCGCATCGTCGCCGACGCCCTCGCCGAATGGCGTTTCCGTCCCGCCATCCGCAATGGCGTCGCGGTCAACTGCCTCGTTATCCAATCCATCGTCATCAAACAGTCCCGCGGTGGTTCACCCTTCAGCATCTGATCCCCCGCTCCCCTTACCCGCTCTCATGACTGCCCGCCGCCTGCTGCCCCTGCTCGTCGCCCTCACTGTCTACCCCGGTCTCACTCACGCCCAGCTCGCGGGCAGCGCCGACGCCGCCACCCCGGAACTGTCCCCACAGGAACAGCTCGCCCAGATTCTCGGCGAACACGCCAGCCAGCCCGACGTCGACCCCGGCCGGGTCATCAACGAGTCGATGAACTTCCGCAAAGAGCGGGAGCCCGATATGACCTCGGCCGAATACGCCCTCTACGAACGCATCTCCAGCATGGTGGAAACCAACGCCGCCTTTGCCCTCCAGTTGCTCGAGACCATGCTCGGCGACGACCAGGAGGACAGCGCCGCCTTCGACCTCGCCCTCGGCAACCTCTACTTCGCCGAAGAACGCATCGACGACGCCCTCGAGCGCTACGAAAGCGCCGTCGGAAAATACCCCGAATTTCTCCGCGCCTGGACCAACATCGGCATGATCCACTACCAGCGCGAAAACTGGCCCGAAGCCGCCAAAGCTTTTGCCAAAGCCGTCAACCTCGGCGACCGCGATGCCCAGACCTTCGGCCTGCTCGCCTTCGCCATGCGCCAGACCGGCAACACTCTCGGCGCCGAGATGGCCTTCATGCAGGCCATGACCGCCAACCCCGAAGACACCAACTGGATCGGCGGTCTGCTCGAGCTCTACTTCATCAACGGCCGCCACGCCCAATCCGAATCCCTCGTGCGCGAGCTCGTGCGCCTCGAGCCCGGCAAAGCCGAGAACTGGATGCTCTACGCCTCCCTGCTCGTCCAACTCGAGCGCCCGCTCGAAGCCGCCACCCAGCTTGAGATCGCCCGCCAAATCGGCGCCGTGAACAAGGACTCCCTCGGCCTGCTCGGTGACCTCTACGTCGGCCTCGGTTTCATCCCCGAAGCCATCTCCGCCTACGAAGCCATCCCGGGCGATACCGACCAACTCGCCTCCGCGCGCCTGCTCACCTACGCCCGTTCCATGATCAACGAGGGCAAACTCGACATTGCCCGCGACATCCTCGGCAAGGTGCCGACCTCCACCGAATGGGAGATTGCCAAACCTCGCCACTTTGCCGTCGCCGAACTCGCCGTCGCCGAGAGCGACTGGGCCGCCGCGCAGGAATCCTACGAAGCCATCATCCAAACCGAGCCGATGAACCCCTACGCACTGCTCGGACTCGGCAACGCCCTCAACGAAGCCGGCGAAACCGCCCGCGCCGAGTTCACCTTTGAGCACGCCCTGCAAGTTCCTCAGGCCGAAGCCCGCGCCTGCCTGGAGCTGGCCAACATCGCCCTCGTCGACCGCCGCTTCCAACGCGCCATCGAGATGCTCAACCGCGCTGACCGCCTCGAGCCCTCCTCCGCCGTCCGCGCCCAAATCGCCCGCATCAACCACCTCGCCGCGCAATAGGTCCTCCTCGCCAACTGTAGGCTGCGAGCTTGCTCGCGCTACGCTGCCTCTCAGCGCCCCCCGCTGTAGCCGGGCTCCTTGAGCCCGGTCCCTATCTGCCCCTCCGCCGCCCGGGGTCACCGCACCGCCGCCGCGTCGCGTTCGCGCAACCACCGCCGCACGCGCCAACGCTGATGCCGGGCCACGATGTAACCGACACACGAGGGCGCGCCACACCGACACGGATGCCCCAAACCGTCGCGAAAGGTATAGCCGTAATCGAAGCTCAGTTCCTCACCCGCCTCGATATCCCGCGACGCCACGATCCACACCCGGTCATCCCAAATATCCGACGCGCAATTCGGCTCACAGTGGTGATTGATCAAGCGCGCCACATTGCCGTCCCCCCGCCCGTCGATGGCCCAGGCATCATCCAGAATATACAAATAGTCGCACACTACATCGCCGGTCTCGCCAGCCGCCTCCCGGGCTTGCCGCAGCTGCTCCCGCCGCACCGCCTCGCCAAGCGGAATCCGTTCGCCGGTGTATTCCATCACGACCTCCCCTTCCGCGATGAAACCGCGGGCATACACCCCGCGGCCGTGAATCACCGACCCACGGGCTTCGATCAGATCATCCGGCACCGTAACCATCCCCGAACCACCGTCACAGCGCCTAACTGGCGTCAAGCTCAGGCAGAACCGACTGCTACAGCACCAGCACCGACCACAGGACACCGGCCGCAATCGCCGAGCCGATCACCCCTGCCACATTCGGCGCCATCGCCTGCATGAGCAGGTGATTGTCGGGATCCGCCTGGCGCCCGATCATCTGCACCACCCTCGCCGAATCCGGCACCGCCGACACTCCGGCCGCGCCCACCAGCGGGTTGATCTTATCCTTCAGGAACAGATTCATGAACTTCGCAAACAAGACCCCGCTGGCCGTCGCGATCATGAAGCTCAACGCCCCCAAACCGAAGATGAGCAACGACTGCGGCGTGAGGAAGGTGTCGGCCTGGGTGCTCGCGCCCACGGACACGCCCAGCAGAATCGTCACGATGTCGATCATGGCATTGCGGGCCGAGTTCGCCAATCGCTCGGTCACGCCGCTTTCCTTGAGCAGGTTGCCCAGGAAAAGCATGCCCAGCAACGCGATCGAACCCGGCGCGATGAGCGCGCAGATCAGGAACGCCGTAATAGGAAACAGAATACGCTCCCGCTTCGACACCCGCCGCGGCGCCTTCATCCGGATCTTACGCTCCGCCGGCGTGGTGAGCAGTTTCATGATCGGCGGCTGAATCACCGGCACCAGCGCCATGTAGGAATAAGCCGCCACCGCAATCGCACCCAACAGATGCGGCGCCAGTTTCGCCGAGAGGAAGATCGCCGTCGGTCCGTCCGCACCACCGATGATGCCGATCGCGCCTGCCTCCATCGGCGTAAAACCGAGACCCAGCGCGCCGATCAACGTGAGGAAAATGCCCATCTGCGCCGCGCCGCCCAGCAGGATGAGTTTCGGATTCGACAACATCGTCGAGAAGTCGGTCATCGCGCCGATACCCATAAAAATGAGCGGCGGGAAAATGCCCTGCTTCACGCCGAAGTAGAGGTAGTAGAGCACGCTGCCTTCGTCATACACGCCCAACGGCATGCCGTCGGCATAAGGGATGTTGCCGAGCACGATGCCAAAGCCGATCGGCACCAGCAGCAGCGGCTCGTAATCCTTCACAATCGCAAGCGTCACAAACACCAGCCCCACCACGATCATCACCGCGTGCCCGAAATCCAGCCCGGCAAACCCGGTCGTCGGCAGGAACTGTTGAAACGTATCCATTGTCCGGTGACGCGTCGCCCGCTACTCGATGGTCAGAAGTTCGCCGCCTTGCTCGACGACCGAGTCCTTGGCCACGTCGACCTTGGTGACCTTGCCGGCCACCGGGGCGGAGATGGTGTTCTCCATTTTCATCGCCTCCATCTTGAGCAGCGCCTGCCCCGCCTTCACCGCGTCGCCCACGCGCACAAACACATCCAGCACCGCACCTGGGATCGGCGCCCGCACCACGCCGGGCGCATCCTTGCCCTTCATGGTCGGGACGGGTTTCCCTCCCGGAGTGGTCACCGGGCGAGCCGCCGCCGCGCCCGGTGACCCGACCCCGGCCGAGGTCGCTTCACTCGGCAGAACCTCTTGCCGGGTGAGTCTGACCGCATACTCCACCCCATCCACCTCGAGCCGGCTTTCGTTGGGGCAGAGCGATTTGACCGTGACCGTCAGGGGTTGGTCGTTGATGACGAGTTGGTATCGGCGCATGGGGCAGCGGGGTCGTTGTAACGCGAGGTGTTGAGGATCGACCACAGGCCGGCGGATCGCACCGGCTTGAAGGTGAGACGCGTCTGATCACCCAATCGAAAAACTTCCAACTCCCGCAGCGCCACCCACGCCAGCGCCGCCCGCACTTCCGGCGAGGGCAGGCCGTCGTCCTCCTCCGCCCCAGCGGCCGCGGCATCCGCTGGCTGGCCTTTACTCCGCCACGCATCCCACCGCTCCAATACCCGTGGTAACACCGTGATGTAGGCCGCGATCAACA
This portion of the Actomonas aquatica genome encodes:
- a CDS encoding alpha/beta hydrolase family protein, yielding MFRFASSRGGRFAALYLSACLVAAAADKLDLERTDPVPANEPVPIQDFFRPAYFSSPQLNPSGTHVAAIVSGGLDVSRLMVIDLKTNETKVMTGLGDSDVGGVRWLNDERLIYSVSAEKYWGVALGAVEIKSMSRPYPVIQYGMHRFISRPEDDPLSPYVWVSGEGAGRDGGIVTVNTDIKNGRWVSLDPNNFNLYSVAEDQNRRVVRRRFPVPEGGLIAGYFSDRMGHLAYSYTGRQGVFTLHHYDGEDWEPSPIDMEANEVLATADEPGQLIVSQKLYDGQPSAVRFVDAQTGEYGAEILRDKGYDVTSGPLRDRGSRRVVGFQYHRAIPASVWFDEGYASLDKIFKSSFPKKVVRIYSTNEANTVFVLSVYSDREPVTYYIVDLEKKSLGPLKAALPWIDPARMAGVSIVKFKTDDGKRLDAYLTLPQGASKESPVPMVVLPHGGPWVRDTFGFDGEAQFLASRGYAVLQPNYRGSPGYDWMFPESDQWDFLKMHADVTAATKAILKTGFVDPKRVAIMGGSFGAYLALSGVVHEPDLYKCAVGNAGVYDWVEVFRDEAFNQHFSPQFGRLQLKLGNPDDEPEKFRAISPIHFVENMKVPMFVAHGKDDKVASWLESKRLVSQLEKHGVPHETHFVSRESHGMQHLENQVELYEKIEAFLAKHL
- a CDS encoding GDSL-type esterase/lipase family protein — translated: MKSFRLSVLLGLSALLALPSQAADADKPAAPTVPEYELALPMYDNGLPGRGPLRRHTWFQNLWQSRRAKWAKQVEADQGAVVFFGDSITQGWEDDMATAFPGLKLANRGISGDTTRGLLLRLQHDVLALNPSAIVLLIGTNDIEEGARNDTITKNVELLVERIQAHSRAVPIILNLVFPSSPKKERPPHYITDLNARYQGAFKGDPQVIILDTWTLFADAEGNAKLAEMPDLLHPNEIGYAKWRDALWPIFATLGLVETTTDLDWQPDPGFTALFNGHDLTGWGYRPTSAADREAARGWQAADPNAAPWPFVEEAVNFDGLRESPDGRYRAVNGRLVVTTPAEGRLIQQLWTQAEFGTDFELRLEFRATPNADSGVYVRAPQLQCRDYQLAGPWKDLPHYRPGDWNELIITVRGNTLHATCNGDELDAGLTLPDTGPIGLEGDRGQMEYRRIQLRPL
- a CDS encoding DUF3450 family protein, with amino-acid sequence MPALPRLRHNVGLALACVIPCTLLTPAFADTALNDVQKAATEWARLRSETTRLEKAWDSERDLLTASLAGLGVQADQLAGQRDTLAAQTESARTEIDALTATNRETAARIEEAGTRIDALSAQLIALRPALPPRLSAALELPYRSLASPDLTPAERMRHTMTILNQCNRFNQTFVLSEEILAVTPGGEERLLEVLYWGLAQGCALDRSGGEAFVGRAVDGIWSWQPAPDLVGELTDLIDIHQDKEAPAFVTIPAQITEGAQ
- a CDS encoding MotA/TolQ/ExbB proton channel family protein, with product MSRTHLTAATTFAGLLLATAASAQTAESIARYDAILRQAATAYTARIEQATQTLNDTRVRIGEEKIPLLNDLRALEDRILNLRAEITTFQTNTANFANDKARREQEAEAQRLNISYFAGTAAEGLSTLTSSLGNVEAEHWAEQVGTLRNRLDPVGGIPDISAAVETAEMLYARVESLIGGHARAGVAVSAEAHELVNGTFAFFGPETFFVGDNGIAGTVRARDEGAAPMVYPLAGWDAADAAAFAAGQPAAIPADVSGGKALQLAESQGNWIDHINKGGIVGYSILGLGAFALLTAFVKMVDLRNLSVDAPAATLPVLTSVTEESPAAAEGKLSGLRITSRELFATGIRHAAKPKDVIEEHLHAFILRERLHHERWLPMLAVIAAASPLLGLLGTVVGMVKTFTLITVFGTGNAAKLSSGISEALVTTELGLTVAIPTLVLHGLLSYRTQKNLSLLERYGVEFITANEDRKVTHPTKS
- a CDS encoding MotA/TolQ/ExbB proton channel family protein; translated protein: MEALRDLLQQGGPVMVPLILLSIVLYERCFGLYFSVRRASRLLTQDRAAGLDSLTAVRMTRLDLQETFRQQRFIISTLIAAAPLMGLLGTVTGMISTFESLIDRSGQKSFEGLADGISVALITTETGLAIAIPAVILLHFAHRHVQHGEQSLVKRESDLMATAA
- a CDS encoding ExbD/TolR family protein gives rise to the protein MLKTTRSDSRYQAVAIDLAPMIDCVFILLIFFIVTSVFVEDPGVEVERPDTRGEAVTDRNALLLAISADDGIYFDGQQIRMDQVAATLRQASFSDEATVIIRADRHASHGTFAGVYSEAKRAGLAHVQFATARLGSAQP
- a CDS encoding energy transducer TonB, with the protein product MPSSPVPLDLDPASGLGRQVAKWGAGLGMSLVILFVLAHVQRTEIVPPPAPIADLQTMVLEDPPPPPPEIATREPPPPTVLDLEPIASDNVVKVAVAPLTYEIPLPEATPLLEFNLADFKPDMDSGENNPDHIFQFRDVDQRPVIVHRKKPDVSNDLIRKVPDPRVVVSMVVTRGGSVRNISMVQSSGNKELDRIVADALAEWRFRPAIRNGVAVNCLVIQSIVIKQSRGGSPFSI
- a CDS encoding tetratricopeptide repeat protein — protein: MTARRLLPLLVALTVYPGLTHAQLAGSADAATPELSPQEQLAQILGEHASQPDVDPGRVINESMNFRKEREPDMTSAEYALYERISSMVETNAAFALQLLETMLGDDQEDSAAFDLALGNLYFAEERIDDALERYESAVGKYPEFLRAWTNIGMIHYQRENWPEAAKAFAKAVNLGDRDAQTFGLLAFAMRQTGNTLGAEMAFMQAMTANPEDTNWIGGLLELYFINGRHAQSESLVRELVRLEPGKAENWMLYASLLVQLERPLEAATQLEIARQIGAVNKDSLGLLGDLYVGLGFIPEAISAYEAIPGDTDQLASARLLTYARSMINEGKLDIARDILGKVPTSTEWEIAKPRHFAVAELAVAESDWAAAQESYEAIIQTEPMNPYALLGLGNALNEAGETARAEFTFEHALQVPQAEARACLELANIALVDRRFQRAIEMLNRADRLEPSSAVRAQIARINHLAAQ
- a CDS encoding SET domain-containing protein codes for the protein MVTVPDDLIEARGSVIHGRGVYARGFIAEGEVVMEYTGERIPLGEAVRREQLRQAREAAGETGDVVCDYLYILDDAWAIDGRGDGNVARLINHHCEPNCASDIWDDRVWIVASRDIEAGEELSFDYGYTFRDGLGHPCRCGAPSCVGYIVARHQRWRVRRWLRERDAAAVR